The following coding sequences lie in one Apium graveolens cultivar Ventura chromosome 3, ASM990537v1, whole genome shotgun sequence genomic window:
- the LOC141711996 gene encoding homeobox-leucine zipper protein HDG11, which yields MEFGSGAGGGSGDDNHDVLDPHRRKKRYHRHTANQIQKLEGIFKEFPHPDEKMRMQLSRELGLSPRQIKFWFQNRRTQMKAQHERADNCALRAENDKIRCENIAIREALKNVICPSCGGPPIGEDPYFDEQKLHMENLHLKEELDRVSSVAAKYIGRPISQLPPIQPIHISSLDLSMGSFGIQGMTGPSLDLDLLPGSSLNIPYQTLSMTDMDKSLMTDIARNAMEELIRLLQSNETFWMKSMADGKEVLNLESYERIFPRVNSHLKNPNVRVEASRDSGVVIMNGLALVNLFLDSNKWVELFPTVVSRAATIAVISSGMIGSQSGSLQLMYQELQVLSPLVPTRQCYFLRFCQQIEEGSWAIVDVSYDLPQDNLFTSPCRVHRMPSGCLIQDMPNGYSKITWIEHMEVEDKVPIHRLYKEHINSGLGFGAERWISTLQRSCERIACSMVTGTTTRDVGGVITSPYGKRSMMKLAQRMVNNFCSIINLPNSQQWTALSGTANEFEVRANLHRFANLGQPHGMVLSAAATIWLPLPPQIVFNFFRDERTRPQWDVLSDHNPVQEVAHIANGSHSGNCISVLRAFNTSQSNMLVLQESCIDSSGSLVVYSPVDLPAINIAMSGEDTSYIPLLPSGFTISPDGRTSTLQQTVHEGASSSSSTTTTGSLLTIVIQIMVSHMASTTTKMSQESVNTVNNLIGNTVQQIKVALNSST from the exons ATGGAGTTTGGTAGTGGAGCAGGAGGTGGCTCCGGCGATGACAACCATGATGTCTTGGATCCTCACCGGAGAAAGAAACGTTATCATCGTCATACTGCTAATCAGATTCAGAAGCTCGaagg AATTTTTAAAGAGTTTCCGCATCCGGATGAGAAGATGAGAATGCAATTAAGCAGAGAGTTGGGTCTATCTCCTCGTCAGATTAAATTTTGGTTTCAAAATCGGAGAACTCAAATGAAG GCACAACATGAGCGAGCTGATAATTGTGCACTTCGTGCTGAAAATGATAAGATACGATGTGAAAACATAGCAATTAGAGAGGCACTGAAGAATGTAATATGCCCTTCTTGTGGCGGGCCTCCTATTGGAGAAGATCCTTATTTTGATGAACAAAAATTGCACATGGAGAATTTGCATCTAAAAGAAGAG CTTGACAGAGTTTCAAGTGTTGCTGCAAAGTACATTGGGAGACCTATTTCTCAACTCCCACCAATTCAACCTATTCATATATCTTCATTAGACTTATCTATGGGAAGTTTCGGAATTCAAGGAATGACTGGTCCATCACTTGATCTTGATTTACTCCCAGGCAGTTCATTGAACATTCCGTATCAGACATTGAGCATGACAGATATGGATAAGTCACTTATGACTGATATTGCTCGTAATGCAATGGAAGAATTGATCAGGCTGTTGCAAAGCAATGAGACATTCTGGATGAAGTCCATGGCTGATGGAAAAGAAGTACTTAATCTTGAAAGTTATGAGAGAATATTTCCAAGAGTTAATAGCCACTTGAAGAATCCAAATGTACGTGTTGAGGCTTCAAGGGATTCTGGTGTTGTGATCATGAATGGTTTGGCATTGGTTAATTTGTTCTTAGACTCG aACAAATGGGTTGAGCTATTTCCCACGGTGGTCTCAAGGGCAGCAACAATCGCAGTAATATCATCTGGAATGATAGGCAGCCAAAGCGGTTCACTACAACTT ATGTACCAAGAGTTGCAAGTGCTGTCGCCATTAGTACCAACTCGGCAATGTTATTTCCTTAGATTCTGTCAGCAAATCGAGGAAGGTTCATGGGCAATAGTTGATGTTTCTTATGATCTTCCTCAAGATAACTTGTTTACTTCTCCATGCCGAGTACACCGGATGCCTTCTGGATGCTTAATTCAAGACATGCCTAATGGCTACTCGAAG attaCTTGGATAGAACACATGGAAGTTGAAGATAAAGTTCCAATTCATAGGCTTTATAAAGAGCACATTAACAGTGGCTTGGGTTTTGGTGCTGAAAGATGGATTTCTACTCTTCAAAGATCATGTGAAAGAATTGCTTGTTCAATGGTCACCGGAACAACAACTCGTGATGTTGGAGGAG TTATAACATCTCCATACGGAAAAAGAAGCATGATGAAACTTGCTCAAAGAATGGTAAACAACTTTTGTTCTATCATTAATCTGCCTAACAGTCAGCAATGGACTGCATTATCTGGGACGGCAAATGAGTTTGAAGTTCGAGCCAATCTCCACAGATTTGCAAATCTTGGTCAGCCTCATGGAATGGTCCTTAGCGCAGCCGCCACTATTTGGCTGCCACTTCCTCCTCAAATTGTTTTCAATTTCTTCAGAGATGAAAGAACTCGACCTCAG TGGGATGTTCTCTCGGATCACAATCCTGTCCAAGAAGTTGCTCATATTGCTAATGGATCTCATTCAGGGAACTGTATCTCTGTTCTTCGG GCTTTCAATACTAGCCAGAGCAACATGTTGGTACTTCAAGAAAGCTGCATAGACTCTTCCGGTTCATTAGTTGTGTACAGCCCTGTAGACCTACCTGCCATAAACATAGCCATGAGTGGTGAAGACACTTCCTACATTCCTCTTCTACCATCAGGATTCACAATTTCTCCAGACGGTCGGACTAGTACACTACAACAAACAGTTCATGAGGGAGCTTCAAGTAGTAGTTCCACGACAACGACAGGGTCACTTTTGACAATTGTGATACAGATTATGGTAAGTCATATGGCGTCAACAACAACGAAAATGAGCCAAGAGTCGGTGAACACGGTTAATAACCTTATCGGAAACACTGTACAGCAAATTAAAGTTGCCTTGAATAGCTCTACTTGA